A part of Gemmatimonadota bacterium genomic DNA contains:
- a CDS encoding glycosyl hydrolase, with the protein MRNQMLAALAAVVLCAPVFAQDEESTPGFNEATFEGLELRGIGPALMSGRISDIVIHPDNNNVWYVAVGSGNVWKTENSGTTWTPIFDDQGSYSIGAITLDPNNPDVVWVGTGENVSGRHVGYGDGVYRSRDGGKNWENMGLEASERVGMIRIDPRDSDTIFVAAQGPLWSGGGERGLYKSTDGGENWRKVLGDGLGNTDEDDQYTGVSEVHMDPRNPDVMYAVSWQRLRNVAVLIDGGPGTGIHKSVDGGETWRRLEKGLPGGMTGKTGLAVSPQNPDVIYATIELDNRTGGFWRSADGGETWEKMNDYLSSGTGPHYYQEIFASPHAFDRVYQMDVHLHRTDNGGKDFVRMEHETKHVDHHAMAFRADDPNYLILGNDGGIYESFDLGETWKYVANLPITQFYKVAVDYDEPFYNIYGGTQDNNSQGGPSQTWDASGIRNADWFVTLFGDGHQSAVDPDNPDIVYAEWQQGNLTRYDRRTGENTYIRPQAREGEPPDRYNWDAPILISPHDSKTLFFASQRVWRSDDHGDTWTPISGDLTRDEDRVSLPVMGRTWSYDAPRDLWAMSSYNTIVNISQSPIDPDVLYAGSDDGLISITGDGGETWRTIDELPGVPDRFFVNDIKADLHDADTVYAVVDDHKAGDFAPYILKSENRGRSWRSISGNLPERHVLWRVVQDHVEPDLLFVGTEFGLFFTVDGGGSWTKLKGGTPNIPFRDLAIQQRENDLVGATFGRSFYVLDDYSPLRQVNADMLQSGNVLFDVADALWYVPKRSLGCGSPGCQAFQGDSYFMAPNPEFGAIFTYYLAEGFKSGKDVRREAEKKLEAENEDVAAAAWDTILSEEREDEPAIVFTVTDTDGNLVRQIEAPADAGFHRVAWDLRYPELQPWSPELEESDSGGVGVL; encoded by the coding sequence ATGCGGAATCAAATGTTGGCGGCGCTGGCCGCCGTCGTGCTGTGCGCGCCGGTCTTCGCCCAGGACGAGGAATCGACGCCGGGGTTCAACGAAGCCACTTTCGAAGGCCTTGAATTGCGCGGGATCGGGCCCGCACTCATGTCGGGACGAATCTCCGACATTGTCATCCACCCGGACAACAACAACGTCTGGTATGTGGCTGTGGGCAGCGGCAATGTCTGGAAGACCGAAAACTCGGGTACGACCTGGACACCGATATTTGACGATCAGGGCTCGTATTCCATCGGCGCAATTACGCTGGACCCCAATAACCCGGACGTTGTCTGGGTGGGTACCGGCGAAAACGTCAGCGGGCGTCATGTTGGCTATGGCGACGGCGTCTATCGTAGCCGGGACGGCGGCAAGAACTGGGAGAACATGGGCCTCGAGGCGTCGGAGCGGGTCGGCATGATCCGGATTGACCCGAGGGACTCGGACACGATCTTTGTCGCGGCGCAGGGGCCGCTGTGGTCGGGCGGCGGTGAACGCGGCCTCTACAAGTCAACCGACGGCGGCGAAAACTGGCGCAAGGTGCTGGGAGACGGGCTCGGCAACACTGACGAGGACGACCAGTACACGGGCGTTTCGGAAGTGCACATGGATCCGCGCAACCCTGACGTCATGTATGCCGTTTCGTGGCAGCGGCTGCGCAACGTTGCGGTGCTGATCGATGGTGGTCCCGGCACGGGTATCCACAAGTCGGTCGACGGCGGCGAAACCTGGCGTCGGCTGGAGAAGGGGCTTCCGGGGGGCATGACGGGCAAGACCGGCCTGGCCGTCAGCCCGCAGAATCCCGATGTGATCTACGCCACGATCGAGCTCGACAATCGCACGGGCGGTTTTTGGCGCTCGGCCGACGGCGGCGAGACCTGGGAGAAAATGAACGACTACCTGTCCAGCGGCACCGGTCCGCACTACTACCAGGAAATTTTTGCCAGCCCGCACGCTTTTGATCGTGTCTACCAGATGGACGTGCACCTGCACCGCACGGATAACGGCGGTAAGGACTTCGTCAGAATGGAGCACGAAACCAAGCACGTAGACCATCATGCGATGGCGTTTCGTGCGGACGACCCGAACTATCTGATCCTTGGCAACGACGGTGGCATTTACGAGAGTTTCGACCTCGGCGAAACCTGGAAATACGTTGCGAACCTGCCCATTACGCAGTTCTACAAGGTGGCCGTCGACTACGACGAACCGTTCTACAACATCTACGGCGGGACGCAGGACAACAACAGCCAGGGCGGGCCTTCGCAAACCTGGGACGCGTCCGGAATCCGCAATGCAGACTGGTTTGTCACGCTCTTCGGTGACGGCCATCAGTCCGCGGTGGATCCCGACAATCCGGACATCGTCTACGCGGAGTGGCAGCAGGGCAACCTGACCCGCTACGACCGGCGCACCGGAGAGAACACCTATATTCGTCCGCAGGCGCGCGAGGGCGAGCCGCCCGATCGCTACAACTGGGACGCCCCGATCCTGATCAGTCCGCACGATTCGAAAACGCTGTTTTTCGCGTCGCAGCGCGTGTGGCGAAGCGATGACCATGGCGACACCTGGACGCCGATCAGCGGTGATCTGACACGTGACGAAGATCGCGTCAGCCTGCCGGTCATGGGCCGCACCTGGAGTTATGACGCGCCGCGCGACCTGTGGGCCATGTCCAGCTACAACACGATCGTCAACATTTCCCAGTCGCCGATCGATCCGGACGTACTGTACGCGGGCTCCGACGACGGGCTGATCAGCATCACCGGGGATGGCGGCGAAACCTGGCGCACGATCGACGAGCTACCGGGTGTGCCGGATCGGTTCTTCGTCAATGACATCAAGGCGGATCTGCACGATGCCGACACCGTCTACGCCGTCGTCGACGATCACAAGGCCGGCGATTTTGCGCCCTACATCCTGAAGAGCGAGAACCGCGGCCGAAGCTGGCGCAGCATCTCGGGCAACCTGCCCGAACGCCATGTGCTCTGGCGCGTAGTACAGGACCACGTTGAGCCGGACCTGTTGTTCGTCGGCACCGAATTCGGCTTGTTCTTCACAGTCGATGGCGGCGGTTCCTGGACCAAGCTCAAAGGCGGCACCCCCAACATTCCGTTCCGCGACCTCGCGATTCAGCAGCGTGAGAACGACCTCGTGGGCGCGACCTTCGGACGCAGTTTCTATGTGCTGGACGACTATTCGCCACTGCGGCAGGTCAATGCGGACATGCTGCAGAGCGGCAACGTGCTGTTCGATGTTGCCGATGCGCTCTGGTACGTTCCGAAACGTTCGCTGGGCTGTGGATCGCCCGGCTGTCAGGCGTTCCAGGGCGACAGCTATTTCATGGCGCCAAACCCGGAATTCGGGGCGATCTTCACGTACTACCTGGCCGAGGGTTTCAAGAGCGGCAAGGACGTTCGTCGTGAGG